In Thermospira aquatica, the following proteins share a genomic window:
- the pstS gene encoding phosphate ABC transporter substrate-binding protein PstS: protein MRKTYLLAMIVLASQVFGVDLNAAGATFPEPLYAAMFKQYQTHRVNYQAIGSGSGIKQLIARTVDFAGSDAPLNDDEKAQAKDDVLHIPMALGAIVMAYNLPGNLKLKLDGDTVAKIYLGQITKWNDPAIATLNPGVDLPNLNIVVVYRSDSSGTTYNFTLYLTKVSKDWKKAVGTSKAPKWPVGIGGKGNAGVGAYVKQVPGSIGYVEFAYAKQNALAYALLKNSAGKFIDAANPKSLAAAIVNVPADGIADVVNSPAKEAYPIAATTWILLYKDLSYLKDKNRAKAIVETIWWMVHDGQKIHPTVDYGPISSQAVKVSENLLNSVVFNGKKVR, encoded by the coding sequence ATGCGAAAAACATATCTTCTGGCGATGATCGTTCTCGCCTCTCAGGTTTTCGGTGTTGATTTGAATGCGGCAGGTGCTACTTTCCCTGAGCCCCTGTATGCTGCGATGTTCAAGCAGTATCAGACCCATCGCGTAAACTATCAGGCTATTGGTTCTGGTAGCGGTATCAAGCAGCTCATTGCACGAACAGTGGATTTTGCTGGTTCTGACGCTCCCCTCAATGATGACGAAAAGGCTCAGGCAAAGGATGATGTCCTCCACATCCCAATGGCTCTCGGTGCTATTGTAATGGCGTACAACCTCCCTGGTAATCTGAAACTAAAACTGGATGGTGATACTGTTGCCAAGATCTATCTTGGTCAAATCACCAAGTGGAACGATCCCGCCATTGCTACGTTGAACCCCGGTGTTGATCTCCCAAATCTCAACATTGTCGTTGTGTATCGTTCTGACTCTTCTGGTACAACGTACAATTTCACTCTCTACCTCACCAAGGTAAGTAAAGATTGGAAAAAAGCTGTAGGTACCAGTAAGGCTCCAAAGTGGCCTGTGGGTATCGGAGGAAAAGGGAATGCCGGTGTAGGAGCTTATGTAAAACAGGTTCCCGGAAGCATTGGTTATGTGGAGTTCGCTTATGCAAAGCAAAATGCTTTAGCATACGCTCTTTTAAAAAACAGTGCAGGGAAATTCATTGATGCTGCTAATCCCAAATCTCTTGCAGCAGCCATCGTTAATGTTCCTGCTGATGGTATCGCCGATGTGGTGAACTCTCCAGCAAAAGAGGCATATCCTATCGCTGCAACCACATGGATCCTGTTGTACAAAGATCTTTCTTACCTCAAGGATAAAAACAGAGCAAAAGCTATCGTCGAAACCATCTGGTGGATGGTACACGATGGTCAAAAGATTCACCCTACCGTAGATTATGGTCCAATTTCTTCCCAGGCAGTGAAAGTATCAGAAAATCTTTTAAATTCGGTGGTATTTAATGGCAAGAAAGTTCGCTAA
- the pstB gene encoding phosphate ABC transporter ATP-binding protein PstB has translation MKVLIQVQDLNVFYGEQQALMSVSLEFYENQVHAIMGPSGCGKTTLLRCLNRMHELDSSVRVDGKIFLSGINIFSIPAMEVRRMTGMVFQRPNPFPNMSIYDNVIAGYKLNNIHLKKDEANQIVEESLKKAALWVEVKDKLHKRGTFLSGGQQQRLCIARALAMKPKVLLLDEPTSALDPKSTSHIEELITELKNTVTIVLVTHNIAQAGRISDYTAFMYLGSLVEYGPTEKVFTIPSDKRTEEYLSGKFG, from the coding sequence ATGAAAGTTTTGATTCAAGTTCAGGATCTCAATGTTTTCTATGGAGAACAACAAGCTCTTATGTCGGTATCCCTGGAGTTTTATGAGAACCAGGTGCATGCCATTATGGGTCCCTCAGGTTGTGGGAAAACCACTCTTTTGCGTTGTCTAAACCGTATGCACGAACTCGATTCTTCGGTGAGAGTCGACGGGAAAATTTTCTTGAGCGGAATTAACATCTTTTCTATCCCTGCCATGGAAGTGAGACGAATGACAGGGATGGTGTTCCAGCGTCCCAATCCCTTCCCCAACATGAGCATCTATGACAATGTGATTGCTGGCTACAAACTCAACAACATCCACCTCAAAAAAGACGAAGCCAATCAGATTGTTGAAGAGAGTCTCAAAAAAGCTGCCCTGTGGGTAGAAGTGAAAGATAAGCTCCACAAACGAGGAACCTTTCTTTCAGGTGGACAACAACAAAGACTTTGTATCGCCCGAGCTCTCGCCATGAAGCCAAAGGTACTTCTTCTTGATGAACCGACGTCTGCCCTTGATCCAAAGTCTACAAGTCATATTGAAGAGCTCATCACTGAACTCAAAAATACGGTTACAATCGTCCTTGTTACCCACAACATTGCCCAGGCTGGACGGATTTCAGATTATACTGCCTTTATGTATCTCGGAAGCCTCGTGGAATACGGACCAACAGAAAAGGTTTTTACCATCCCTTCAGACAAACGTACAGAAGAATACCTTTCAGGAAAATTTGGATAG
- the phoU gene encoding phosphate signaling complex protein PhoU, whose translation MSAKEKFADLKTDILKYASLIEEMVERALSAFIEKNKTPAQAVIDYDERQADIWENKLEEACISFIALFHPEAKVLRFTMMIYKMTSDLERIGDIATSIAKDAYAICDHPVDFPLERYEEMKNITLQMLRTSLEALVEENAEKAIQVIHNDSLINNLRDSIHGDIIRLMNERKGDVLPWLILLSISRHIEKMADIITNIAEEVVYITEGRVIKHHHI comes from the coding sequence ATGTCAGCCAAAGAAAAGTTTGCTGATCTCAAAACAGATATTCTTAAATACGCTTCCCTTATTGAAGAAATGGTGGAAAGAGCTTTAAGCGCTTTCATCGAAAAAAACAAAACTCCAGCGCAGGCCGTTATTGATTACGATGAACGTCAAGCGGATATCTGGGAAAACAAGCTCGAAGAAGCCTGTATAAGTTTCATTGCGCTTTTTCATCCAGAGGCAAAGGTTCTCCGTTTCACCATGATGATCTACAAGATGACTAGCGATCTCGAACGAATTGGAGATATCGCCACAAGTATCGCCAAGGACGCCTATGCGATTTGTGATCATCCCGTGGATTTTCCCCTGGAGAGATACGAAGAGATGAAAAACATTACGCTCCAAATGCTGAGAACATCTCTTGAAGCCCTTGTCGAAGAAAACGCGGAAAAAGCAATTCAGGTCATTCATAATGATTCACTCATCAATAACCTGAGAGACAGTATTCATGGAGACATTATCCGATTAATGAACGAAAGAAAAGGAGATGTCCTCCCCTGGCTTATCCTTCTTAGCATTTCACGCCATATTGAAAAGATGGCCGATATCATCACCAATATCGCAGAAGAGGTGGTTTATATTACAGAGGGTCGGGTTATCAAGCATCACCACATTTAA
- a CDS encoding cytidylyltransferase domain-containing protein has translation MRKIDVILQARLDSERLPRKVLALIEGKPLIAHIVERLRLSQYARRIIVATTADSYPALHEALKPYPEVHFFIGSKPNVLERYYMAMMFFESDIVVRATGDNPLVSPEFMDMAIEYHMESSADLTHYLGIPLGTGVEVISRSAIETAYKNAKTDYEKEHVTPFLYKNRDSFSILEPVSTGFYYAPEIRVTVDTYEDLQRVREAFAYYRGKPFISMEDIIRYFIRKESEEAHLALARASM, from the coding sequence ATGCGAAAAATTGATGTGATTCTCCAGGCTCGTCTGGATTCAGAGCGTTTACCAAGAAAGGTCTTAGCCCTTATTGAAGGAAAACCGCTCATCGCTCATATTGTGGAAAGATTGAGACTTTCTCAATATGCTCGTCGTATTATTGTAGCGACAACGGCAGATTCGTATCCTGCTCTTCATGAAGCTCTTAAACCTTACCCTGAAGTGCATTTTTTCATCGGTAGTAAGCCCAACGTTCTTGAACGTTACTATATGGCGATGATGTTTTTTGAGAGTGATATTGTCGTACGGGCGACGGGAGACAACCCTCTTGTTTCTCCAGAATTTATGGATATGGCTATTGAGTACCACATGGAAAGTTCAGCGGATTTGACACATTATCTGGGCATTCCTCTTGGCACAGGGGTTGAGGTTATTTCTCGTTCAGCTATAGAGACGGCTTATAAGAATGCAAAAACAGATTACGAAAAAGAACATGTCACTCCTTTTCTTTACAAGAATAGAGATTCCTTTTCTATCCTTGAGCCGGTGTCAACAGGTTTTTACTATGCCCCTGAAATTCGGGTAACGGTGGATACCTATGAGGATCTCCAGCGTGTGAGGGAGGCATTTGCCTATTATCGGGGAAAACCTTTTATTTCTATGGAAGACATTATTCGTTATTTTATCAGAAAGGAATCAGAAGAGGCTCATCTTGCTTTAGCTCGAGCAAGCATGTAA
- a CDS encoding DUF4914 family protein: MKDILHRLHLPKDVVEILHKSPGITTFNTREELIELSLGGKENNFYEVRYTVENTTPVQEVIEATVTRCKNGIVINYPDPYMRRRDPNSMVIGDEEETDKPTYEEKYGKPFSELRNATFEWLSQQELLIMPFISGDNSLDYYSLVIVPKNAAFFALMLGDIQGFIPFDSLPKDFRPMAVVYVAPTFRYSHFDGKQIVVHNRLHHIHEVFSYNLYPGPSAKKGVYSVLLDIGEKEGWLTIHASSVKVITPYDNELVMLHEGASGGGKSELHQQIRREKDNKIVLATHMRTQDKIYLELNESCDLKPLTDDMTMVHPKFQKNHKKMIIKDAEEGWFVRVDNIPHYGTDPHLEKICTEPSEPLVFLNIDAVPNSTALIWEHIEDAPGKKCPNPRVILPKRLIPDVIDQATAVDVRSFGVRTPPCFDDAPSYGIIGVAHVLPPALAWLWRLVSPRGHANPSISGNMKALSSEGVGSFWPFATGKMVRHANLLLEQFQDYTDTLYLLIPNQHIGAYEVGFMPEWVVREYLAKRGSARIKSSQLVPARCSLLGYALEYMKFEGVYIPKSLLQVNLQPDVGDETYDKGAAMLEEFFKSELQQFLTRDLSSVGRHIIECCLDNGTVQDYEELLS; the protein is encoded by the coding sequence ATGAAAGACATTCTTCACCGTTTGCACCTACCAAAAGATGTGGTAGAGATTCTTCACAAGTCACCGGGAATAACCACATTCAACACCAGAGAAGAGCTTATCGAACTCTCCCTTGGTGGAAAAGAGAATAATTTTTATGAAGTTCGTTACACTGTTGAAAATACAACACCTGTTCAGGAAGTAATTGAAGCTACTGTGACCCGATGTAAAAACGGTATTGTCATCAACTACCCCGATCCGTACATGAGACGCCGCGATCCCAATAGCATGGTCATTGGAGATGAGGAAGAAACGGACAAACCCACCTACGAAGAGAAATATGGCAAACCTTTCAGTGAACTTCGCAATGCTACTTTTGAATGGCTTTCCCAACAAGAGCTTCTTATCATGCCATTTATCAGTGGTGACAACTCTCTCGATTACTACTCGTTGGTCATTGTTCCGAAAAACGCGGCCTTTTTTGCTCTCATGTTAGGGGATATTCAGGGATTTATACCCTTTGACAGTCTTCCCAAAGATTTTCGTCCCATGGCTGTTGTGTACGTTGCACCAACTTTCCGATATTCCCACTTTGATGGCAAACAGATCGTTGTACACAACAGACTTCACCATATCCATGAGGTGTTTTCTTACAACCTTTACCCTGGTCCCAGTGCCAAAAAGGGAGTGTACAGTGTCCTCCTCGATATTGGTGAAAAGGAAGGATGGCTTACCATCCACGCTTCTTCAGTCAAGGTTATTACTCCTTATGATAACGAACTCGTCATGCTCCACGAAGGGGCCTCTGGTGGGGGAAAAAGTGAGCTCCACCAGCAAATTCGTCGAGAAAAAGATAACAAGATCGTTCTCGCTACGCATATGCGAACTCAGGATAAAATCTATCTTGAATTGAACGAATCGTGTGATCTGAAGCCTCTGACCGATGATATGACTATGGTACACCCAAAGTTTCAAAAAAATCATAAAAAGATGATTATTAAAGATGCCGAAGAGGGTTGGTTTGTTCGGGTTGATAACATTCCCCATTATGGTACTGATCCCCATCTCGAAAAAATCTGTACCGAACCCAGTGAACCATTGGTATTTCTCAATATCGATGCTGTTCCAAATTCTACTGCCCTCATATGGGAACATATCGAAGACGCTCCTGGGAAAAAATGCCCCAATCCCCGCGTTATTTTACCCAAACGACTTATTCCAGATGTCATTGATCAGGCTACCGCTGTCGATGTACGATCATTTGGTGTACGTACTCCACCCTGTTTTGACGATGCGCCATCATATGGCATCATCGGTGTAGCTCACGTACTTCCCCCCGCCCTCGCGTGGCTCTGGAGACTCGTAAGTCCTCGGGGACATGCTAACCCCAGTATCAGCGGAAACATGAAAGCCCTTTCGAGTGAAGGTGTGGGTTCTTTCTGGCCATTTGCGACAGGAAAAATGGTACGACACGCCAATCTTTTGTTAGAACAATTTCAGGATTATACGGATACCCTTTATCTGCTTATTCCCAACCAGCATATTGGTGCCTACGAAGTAGGATTTATGCCAGAGTGGGTTGTCAGAGAGTATCTCGCAAAACGAGGAAGCGCTCGCATCAAGTCATCTCAACTCGTTCCAGCTCGGTGTTCTCTGTTAGGATACGCGCTCGAGTATATGAAATTTGAGGGTGTTTACATACCAAAAAGTCTTTTGCAGGTGAACCTCCAGCCCGATGTTGGTGATGAAACGTATGACAAAGGTGCTGCCATGCTCGAAGAATTTTTCAAGAGTGAGCTCCAGCAGTTTCTCACACGAGATCTCTCATCAGTAGGTCGCCATATTATTGAGTGTTGTCTTGACAATGGAACGGTTCAAGACTACGAAGAACTCCTGAGCTAA
- the pstC gene encoding phosphate ABC transporter permease subunit PstC — protein MARKFANTSQKETKNPEKAKAFSGGLFSFFLWFSVGFVALFILATLFSLFIFSLSAIKHNGWQIFIGTNWDPDNASFGGLPFITGTFLTSVLALLISLPFSLSLSIFLGEYRPTGRLSTLLKAVVRLLAGIPSVIYGMWGLLVLVPLMQKWQLSLVSFGVIPMGVGVLTASLVVAIMIIPYSTSLAYEVIQLVPQDLKEAAISLGSPRYKMIQKVIIPYASSGILAGHMLAFGRALGETMAVTMVIGNLNQMPTSLFSAGSTIASVIANQFTESTGLHTESLTELGLILFLFTIVFSFIGQRIIKNLSFER, from the coding sequence ATGGCAAGAAAGTTCGCTAACACTTCTCAGAAAGAAACAAAAAACCCAGAGAAGGCCAAGGCCTTCTCTGGGGGCTTATTTTCATTTTTTCTCTGGTTTTCGGTGGGATTTGTTGCCCTTTTTATTCTGGCAACACTATTCAGTCTTTTTATATTCTCTCTTTCTGCCATCAAACACAATGGGTGGCAAATCTTTATTGGTACAAACTGGGATCCGGACAATGCCTCTTTTGGGGGGCTGCCATTTATCACAGGAACATTTTTAACATCTGTCCTAGCTCTTCTTATCTCTCTTCCTTTTTCCCTTTCGCTTTCTATCTTTCTGGGTGAATATCGTCCCACGGGAAGATTATCCACCCTTTTGAAAGCTGTCGTAAGACTCCTCGCAGGCATTCCCTCGGTTATTTATGGGATGTGGGGACTTTTGGTACTCGTCCCACTCATGCAGAAGTGGCAGCTCTCCTTGGTTTCTTTTGGAGTCATACCAATGGGAGTGGGTGTATTGACAGCATCTCTTGTGGTAGCTATTATGATTATTCCCTATTCTACCTCTTTGGCTTACGAAGTTATCCAGCTTGTTCCTCAAGATCTTAAAGAAGCAGCTATCTCTCTAGGTAGTCCCCGTTACAAGATGATCCAGAAGGTGATTATACCCTATGCCTCTTCAGGTATTCTCGCTGGCCATATGCTTGCTTTTGGGAGAGCTTTGGGCGAAACCATGGCTGTGACGATGGTTATAGGAAACCTCAATCAGATGCCTACGTCTCTTTTTTCTGCGGGAAGCACCATCGCAAGCGTTATTGCAAACCAATTTACTGAATCCACCGGGCTGCATACCGAATCGCTTACAGAACTCGGTTTGATCCTCTTTTTATTTACCATTGTGTTTAGCTTCATAGGGCAAAGGATCATCAAAAATCTGTCTTTTGAGAGGTAA
- the pstA gene encoding phosphate ABC transporter permease PstA, with product MTTPKAHLRSNIIKDKLFFGIILVLSFAVAIPLIWIVGYIIVQGVQNLSPVLFIKDQNGGGILNAILGTIIVTTIAALIATPIGIMTGIYIAEYQNKFSHFLKVIVELIQSIPSIVMGILAFIWFVVPLRSFSALSGSIALALIMIPVVVKNTEENIRLIPLLLKEAAYALGAPKHEVILKILVPCSISGISTGVLVGVSRIMGETAPLLFTAFGTRIIHINIFRPMETLPTLIFKYVSSPVEEWIKIAWAAALILSATVFLLNLISSVLIKRWKVKL from the coding sequence ATGACAACGCCAAAAGCACATCTTCGAAGTAACATCATAAAAGATAAACTTTTCTTTGGGATAATCCTTGTCCTATCCTTTGCGGTTGCCATTCCCCTGATATGGATAGTAGGTTATATAATAGTTCAGGGAGTCCAAAATTTATCTCCCGTTCTTTTCATCAAGGACCAAAACGGCGGTGGTATCCTCAATGCTATCCTCGGTACAATTATTGTTACAACAATCGCTGCTCTGATTGCCACCCCTATTGGAATTATGACAGGCATTTATATCGCTGAGTATCAAAACAAATTTTCCCATTTTCTCAAAGTTATTGTTGAACTGATCCAGAGCATTCCGTCTATTGTGATGGGAATTCTTGCTTTTATCTGGTTTGTCGTTCCCCTGCGTTCGTTTTCAGCCTTGTCTGGAAGCATCGCTCTGGCTCTTATCATGATCCCTGTCGTGGTAAAAAACACCGAAGAAAACATACGACTTATCCCACTCCTCCTCAAAGAAGCAGCCTATGCCCTCGGGGCTCCAAAACATGAGGTCATTTTGAAGATTCTCGTACCGTGTTCTATCAGTGGTATTAGCACAGGGGTACTTGTAGGCGTATCGAGAATCATGGGAGAGACAGCTCCACTCTTGTTCACTGCTTTTGGAACACGTATCATTCACATCAATATTTTCAGGCCTATGGAAACCCTTCCTACTCTTATTTTTAAGTATGTTTCTTCTCCTGTCGAGGAATGGATCAAAATTGCATGGGCTGCTGCTCTTATACTTTCTGCAACTGTTTTTCTTTTAAATCTGATAAGTTCCGTTTTGATAAAGCGATGGAAGGTGAAACTATGA
- a CDS encoding MFS transporter: protein MELTKPLSSSRAKKKGLSSSLRASVIDGCFYTMMVGFGESFFGAYVVALQASHFVIGLIGSLPQTMGSLTQLLSIQAVRFFKSRKRMVSTLVLFQAFFYIPITLGMLLPRSYGIALILLSVTLYFTLGMIVVPAWIEWMGYLVPEKLRGRYYGIRNSITGFFSLFSFLIGGLILQFMDQQNLVWFGYGILFGLAFVSRLFSYWYLLQVDDAKAPPPPPLLSASSQHRRILKNLPKSPFFGYLMSVS, encoded by the coding sequence ATGGAATTAACAAAACCTTTGTCTTCTTCTCGAGCCAAAAAAAAGGGCCTTTCTTCTTCACTTCGAGCATCAGTGATTGACGGCTGTTTCTACACAATGATGGTGGGATTTGGTGAATCGTTTTTTGGTGCTTATGTCGTTGCCCTCCAGGCAAGTCATTTTGTTATCGGTCTCATTGGCTCTCTCCCACAAACCATGGGTTCACTTACCCAGCTTCTCAGCATCCAGGCGGTGAGATTCTTTAAAAGTCGAAAACGTATGGTAAGCACTCTTGTGCTTTTTCAGGCTTTTTTCTATATCCCTATCACCCTCGGGATGCTTTTACCAAGAAGTTATGGAATCGCTTTAATTCTTCTCAGCGTCACGCTCTACTTTACCCTTGGTATGATTGTGGTCCCGGCATGGATCGAATGGATGGGATACCTCGTGCCCGAAAAACTCCGGGGAAGATATTATGGCATACGAAATAGTATCACCGGTTTCTTTTCCCTGTTCTCTTTTCTCATAGGAGGACTGATCCTTCAGTTCATGGATCAGCAAAACCTTGTATGGTTTGGATATGGAATATTGTTTGGACTTGCTTTTGTGTCCAGGCTTTTTTCGTATTGGTATCTTCTCCAGGTTGATGATGCCAAAGCTCCACCTCCCCCACCACTTTTAAGCGCTTCTTCTCAACACAGACGCATCCTCAAAAACCTCCCTAAAAGTCCCTTCTTTGGCTACCTGATGTCAGTGTCCTGA
- a CDS encoding MFS transporter: protein MNTAVFISGPYFTPYMLQELHFSYWTFTYVLAIPMLVKALTMPVWGKICDLYGNRNVLSFSATFLGTLPILWMLSPKVEFIVFVQILSGFLWAVFDLSAFNTLYDLTPERSRMKYSILLNSVNALAYITGAMLGDRIITIASNFPLSFSPYHVVFLTSGMMRFLVAFLFLPKIPHIAGTHHVSFRSLLWTFSVLTVRGFSWNVLKAQKKATKKADRNIPSA, encoded by the coding sequence ATGAATACCGCCGTTTTTATCTCAGGCCCCTATTTTACCCCCTATATGCTCCAGGAATTACACTTTTCTTACTGGACATTTACCTATGTACTTGCTATCCCCATGCTTGTCAAAGCTCTTACAATGCCTGTATGGGGAAAAATATGCGATCTCTATGGCAACCGAAATGTTCTCTCTTTTTCTGCAACTTTCCTCGGCACACTCCCCATTCTCTGGATGCTTTCTCCAAAAGTGGAATTTATTGTTTTTGTTCAAATACTCTCTGGTTTTCTCTGGGCTGTTTTTGATCTGAGTGCCTTCAATACTCTTTATGACCTTACCCCGGAGAGATCTCGTATGAAGTACAGTATTCTTCTGAACTCCGTGAACGCTCTTGCCTATATAACTGGTGCTATGCTTGGAGATAGGATTATCACCATCGCGTCAAACTTCCCGCTTTCTTTTTCTCCTTATCATGTTGTGTTTTTGACCAGTGGTATGATGCGCTTTCTGGTTGCCTTCCTCTTTTTACCCAAGATTCCACATATAGCAGGGACTCACCATGTGTCTTTTCGTTCTCTTCTGTGGACTTTTTCTGTTCTCACGGTACGGGGATTTTCCTGGAATGTTTTGAAAGCGCAAAAAAAGGCAACAAAAAAAGCCGACAGAAATATTCCATCGGCTTAA